A window of Mycobacteriales bacterium contains these coding sequences:
- a CDS encoding SDR family oxidoreductase: MEYGGQIAVVTGGSSGLGRRLALDLARAGADVVAVARREDRLAALAEEMRAANPRCRYQVCDLTDVAAFVALLGDVERDRGRIDILLNIAGIGGIDRTQEPTLDGLREVLEINFVAPYAGMLTVLPGMRRRRHGVIANMSSDDGRAPGPGAGDYAASKAALSAATESIFYDTRSDGVTAHVIYPGWVPTEMGLEAVREGGMPMPPRAVRRSEEQVSSLVLRRLGAPRVEINAAALPMLAPLLRSVAPRSYHRLRAAR; encoded by the coding sequence ATGGAGTACGGCGGACAGATCGCGGTCGTCACCGGCGGGTCGTCCGGGCTCGGCCGGCGACTCGCGTTGGACCTGGCCAGGGCCGGCGCCGACGTCGTCGCGGTAGCTCGCCGGGAGGACCGGCTCGCCGCGCTCGCCGAGGAGATGCGGGCGGCCAATCCGCGCTGCCGTTACCAGGTCTGCGACCTCACCGATGTCGCTGCATTCGTGGCGCTGCTCGGCGACGTCGAGCGCGACCGGGGCCGGATCGACATCCTGCTCAACATCGCGGGCATCGGGGGTATCGACCGCACCCAGGAGCCGACCCTCGACGGTCTGCGCGAGGTCCTCGAGATCAACTTCGTGGCCCCGTACGCGGGCATGCTGACCGTCCTGCCCGGCATGCGCCGGCGCCGGCACGGGGTGATCGCCAACATGAGCTCCGACGACGGCCGCGCCCCGGGCCCGGGCGCCGGGGATTACGCGGCGAGCAAGGCCGCGCTCTCCGCCGCCACCGAATCCATCTTTTACGACACCCGCTCGGACGGCGTGACTGCGCATGTGATCTACCCCGGTTGGGTCCCGACCGAGATGGGTCTCGAGGCGGTCCGCGAGGGTGGCATGCCGATGCCGCCGCGGGCGGTCCGGCGCAGCGAGGAGCAGGTGTCGTCCCTGGTCCTGCGCCGGCTCGGCGCTCCCCGGGTGGAGATCAACGCGGCGGCTCTCCCGATGCTGGCGCCGCTGCTCCGATCCGTGGCGCCGCGCAGCTATCACCGGCTGCGGGCCGCGCGCTGA
- a CDS encoding NAD-dependent epimerase/dehydratase family protein, with protein sequence MAGGKVTVAHGRPDGIYGWVKLTGEVLAQTVADRFGISRICYRPFTVYGPGQDADYPMVRDFLHVDDAVTGILATHDQATLGGAMNLCTGIGTDFYAVATLAAKIMEYSPRIVGDASKPSGEECRVGSPELLRKWARPRTMIEDGLEAVLRG encoded by the coding sequence TTGGCAGGCGGCAAAGTCACCGTGGCACATGGGCGGCCGGATGGGATCTACGGATGGGTGAAACTTACCGGCGAGGTGTTGGCCCAGACCGTCGCGGATCGCTTCGGGATTTCGAGGATCTGCTACCGACCTTTCACCGTCTACGGACCGGGCCAGGACGCCGACTACCCGATGGTGCGGGATTTTCTTCACGTCGACGACGCGGTGACCGGAATCCTGGCCACCCATGACCAGGCGACGCTCGGCGGCGCCATGAACTTGTGCACCGGGATCGGGACGGATTTTTATGCCGTCGCCACGCTCGCGGCCAAGATTATGGAGTACAGCCCACGGATTGTTGGCGACGCGAGTAAGCCATCGGGCGAGGAGTGCCGCGTGGGTTCTCCGGAGCTCCTGCGCAAGTGGGCAAGACCAAGGACGATGATCGAGGACGGCCTCGAGGCCGTGCTCCGGGGCTGA
- a CDS encoding SRPBCC family protein, producing MPDVSVSQSIACDPQTVYRLVSDVTRMGEWSPETVSCRWLAGAPGPVVGARFKGTNRKGFRRWSTTCTVTEAEPGRQFAFRVASGPMPVALWSYEFADDGAGCRVTESWVDRRPSFLRRLAGPVMGVRSYPEHTERGMRSTLAALARAAESTRG from the coding sequence ATGCCCGATGTCAGCGTGAGCCAGTCGATCGCCTGTGACCCGCAGACCGTCTACCGCTTGGTCAGCGACGTGACGAGGATGGGGGAGTGGAGTCCGGAGACGGTTTCCTGTCGCTGGCTGGCCGGCGCTCCCGGGCCGGTCGTGGGGGCACGCTTCAAGGGCACCAACCGCAAAGGGTTCCGGCGCTGGTCGACCACCTGCACCGTCACCGAAGCCGAGCCGGGCCGGCAGTTCGCGTTCCGGGTGGCCTCCGGTCCGATGCCGGTCGCCTTGTGGAGTTACGAATTCGCTGACGACGGTGCGGGTTGCCGGGTCACCGAGTCGTGGGTGGACCGGCGGCCGTCCTTCCTGCGCCGCCTTGCCGGTCCGGTTATGGGTGTCCGCTCCTACCCGGAGCACACCGAGCGGGGGATGCGGAGCACGCTCGCCGCGCTCGCGCGGGCCGCGGAATCCACCCGCGGGTAG
- a CDS encoding sensor domain-containing diguanylate cyclase: MRIGLGRFAPLVAAGVLVAGFGAAAIAAQLAADHRVASVHQADRTGEQLVLAGLTQQYLEFTELQTANATAGSWRLSPGNAADRARLAAIVAGSPLTNLGAALVSLNGTPLTVYPNASVAPSPTDPGLLPLESGLLHGQPGLSSVMLVHGRAVVAFAVPIGSAGSYRALLVTFADARTWPLEGYTQRLTLGATASPLIIDSSGTVAAALDPSLVGHPAPASPGVRAALAGHSGFATFKRGSTDYIVSYAPAGFGGWAVLTEQRVGAFSGALTADLTRTVFALLAFLVVAVAGLFLLNFKRQEALSKLADEALYDPLTGLAQRRLFTIRYEDALARHRRTHTSLALLYCDLDSFKQVNDRFGHNRGDELLTTIAKRLSETVRDTDLVARLGGDEFAILCEAGTDPQTVLTLARRLRSTISAPVQLGPSSYTPSISVGVGILGADASPDSDLIQTADFAMYEAKGGDSGIAVTVIGGSPAPQAVTVPSQDERATTS, from the coding sequence ATGCGTATAGGACTGGGGCGCTTCGCCCCGCTGGTGGCGGCCGGCGTGCTTGTCGCCGGGTTCGGCGCCGCCGCCATCGCCGCCCAGCTGGCCGCGGACCACCGGGTCGCCTCTGTGCACCAGGCGGACCGCACCGGTGAGCAGCTGGTGCTGGCCGGGCTCACCCAGCAGTACCTCGAGTTCACCGAGCTTCAGACCGCCAACGCGACCGCCGGCTCCTGGCGGCTCTCACCCGGCAACGCCGCGGACCGGGCCCGCCTGGCGGCGATCGTCGCCGGTTCGCCGTTGACCAACCTCGGCGCGGCCCTGGTCAGCCTCAACGGGACACCGCTCACCGTCTACCCGAACGCTTCGGTCGCCCCGTCGCCCACCGATCCGGGGCTGCTCCCGCTGGAGAGCGGCCTGCTCCACGGCCAACCCGGGCTGTCCTCGGTGATGCTCGTGCACGGTCGGGCGGTGGTGGCCTTTGCGGTGCCGATCGGCTCGGCGGGAAGCTACCGGGCCCTGCTGGTCACCTTCGCCGACGCCCGCACCTGGCCGCTAGAGGGCTACACCCAACGGCTCACCCTCGGCGCGACGGCGAGCCCGCTCATCATCGACTCGTCGGGCACGGTAGCGGCCGCGCTCGACCCGAGCCTGGTCGGGCACCCGGCGCCGGCGAGCCCGGGCGTGCGCGCCGCGCTGGCCGGGCACTCCGGCTTCGCCACGTTCAAGCGCGGATCCACGGACTACATCGTTTCCTACGCACCGGCCGGGTTCGGCGGGTGGGCGGTGCTCACCGAGCAGCGGGTCGGCGCCTTCTCCGGCGCGCTTACGGCCGACCTCACCCGAACGGTGTTTGCCCTGCTCGCGTTCCTCGTGGTCGCGGTCGCCGGGCTCTTCCTGCTCAACTTCAAGCGCCAGGAGGCCCTGAGCAAGCTCGCCGACGAGGCGCTCTACGACCCGCTCACCGGCCTGGCCCAGCGCCGGTTGTTCACGATCCGCTACGAGGACGCGCTTGCCCGGCACCGCCGTACGCATACGTCGCTGGCGCTGCTCTACTGCGACCTCGACTCGTTCAAGCAGGTCAACGACCGGTTCGGGCACAACCGGGGCGACGAGCTGCTCACCACGATCGCCAAGCGGCTGAGCGAGACGGTGCGCGACACCGACCTGGTTGCCCGGCTCGGCGGCGACGAGTTCGCGATCCTCTGCGAAGCCGGCACGGACCCGCAGACGGTCCTCACGCTGGCGCGCCGGCTGCGGAGCACGATCTCGGCGCCGGTTCAGCTCGGCCCGTCGTCGTACACCCCGTCGATCAGCGTGGGCGTCGGAATCCTCGGCGCCGACGCGTCACCGGACTCGGATCTGATCCAGACCGCGGACTTCGCGATGTACGAAGCGAAGGGAGGCGACAGCGGGATCGCGGTGACCGTGATCGGCGGCTCGCCCGCTCCGCAGGCAGTGACCGTCCCCAGCCAGGACGAGCGGGCGACCACCAGCTGA